A section of the Kribbella sp. HUAS MG21 genome encodes:
- a CDS encoding TetR/AcrR family transcriptional regulator: MTSTTAGQAVDQGPPKRRRDRAAREREILEAAERIFGERGYQGTSMDDVAAQVGVSKPLIYQYYGSKDGLFLACLARLRGQLLDTVSDAVLAAADAEDALYAGFLAWFRFLDEHPQAWSVLVDEGMLSAGPAAEATDEVRAAFIELIATMVRMNLPADRPVDDDEVQIVAQSISGATERLAIWRTRAASPPSPEKVARTLQDLLWQGLHTLKST, translated from the coding sequence GTGACCTCGACCACTGCCGGACAGGCCGTTGACCAGGGCCCGCCGAAGCGCCGCAGGGACCGGGCCGCGCGGGAGCGGGAGATCCTGGAGGCGGCGGAGCGGATCTTCGGCGAGCGCGGGTACCAGGGCACGTCGATGGACGACGTCGCCGCGCAGGTCGGGGTGTCGAAGCCGCTGATCTACCAGTACTACGGCTCGAAGGACGGCCTGTTCCTCGCCTGCCTCGCGCGGCTGCGCGGGCAGCTGCTGGACACGGTGTCCGACGCGGTGCTGGCGGCCGCGGACGCGGAGGACGCGCTGTACGCCGGATTCCTGGCGTGGTTCCGGTTCCTCGACGAGCACCCGCAGGCGTGGTCGGTGCTGGTCGACGAGGGCATGCTGAGCGCCGGCCCGGCCGCCGAGGCGACCGACGAGGTCCGGGCGGCCTTCATCGAGCTGATCGCCACGATGGTGCGGATGAACCTGCCCGCCGACCGCCCGGTGGACGACGACGAGGTCCAGATCGTCGCGCAGAGCATCTCCGGCGCCACCGAACGCCTGGCCATCTGGCGCACCCGCGCCGCGTCTCCCCCCTCACCGGAGAAGGTCGCGCGCACCCTGCAGGACCTGCTCTGGCAGGGCCTGCACACCCTGAAGTCGACCTAG
- a CDS encoding aminoglycoside phosphotransferase family protein has translation MTGVERLHDDEVGIDSALVERLLAEQFPRWAGLPVRVVKQSGTDNVTFRVGDELAVRLPRTARHQGQIENDLTWMPRLAPYVSLPIPEPLALGQPSAEYPLTWGVYRWLPGAPFELATLDGVQAARDLAGFVRSLREVDTTGAPVPDGDPFTRGTPLAPRDGMFREALDQVKEHFDVGLLTAAWEESLAADTWDGTPRWIHGDLMSGNILVADGKLSAVIDFGTASAADPAGDVLPAWWLFEGESRTAYREALEVDDATWLRARGWALSLTVIAIPYYLNRRPDALSGGQESVADILADFG, from the coding sequence GTGACGGGTGTGGAGCGGTTGCACGATGACGAGGTCGGGATCGACTCCGCGTTGGTGGAGCGGTTGCTGGCGGAGCAGTTTCCGCGCTGGGCGGGGTTGCCGGTGCGGGTTGTGAAGCAGTCGGGGACCGACAACGTGACGTTCCGCGTGGGTGACGAGCTGGCCGTGCGGTTGCCGCGGACGGCGCGGCATCAGGGGCAGATCGAGAATGATCTGACGTGGATGCCGCGACTGGCGCCGTACGTCTCGCTGCCGATTCCGGAGCCGCTCGCGCTCGGGCAGCCGAGTGCGGAGTATCCGCTCACCTGGGGCGTCTACCGGTGGTTGCCTGGGGCACCTTTCGAGCTGGCGACGCTCGACGGCGTACAGGCTGCGCGCGACCTGGCCGGGTTCGTGCGGAGCTTGCGCGAGGTGGACACCACCGGTGCGCCGGTGCCGGACGGCGACCCGTTCACCCGGGGTACGCCGTTGGCGCCGCGCGACGGTATGTTCCGCGAGGCTCTGGATCAGGTGAAGGAGCACTTCGACGTCGGCCTGCTGACCGCGGCCTGGGAGGAGTCGCTCGCGGCCGACACCTGGGACGGTACGCCGCGCTGGATCCACGGCGACCTGATGTCCGGCAACATTCTGGTTGCCGACGGCAAGCTCTCGGCAGTGATCGACTTCGGCACAGCCAGCGCGGCCGACCCAGCCGGCGACGTACTGCCCGCCTGGTGGCTGTTCGAGGGTGAGTCCCGTACGGCGTACCGCGAAGCGCTCGAGGTCGACGACGCCACCTGGCTGCGCGCCCGCGGCTGGGCGCTCTCGCTCACGGTCATCGCGATCCCGTATTACCTGAACCGCCGCCCCGACGCCTTGTCCGGCGGCCAGGAGTCCGTCGCCGACATCCTCGCCGACTTCGGCTAG
- a CDS encoding ABC transporter ATP-binding protein: protein MTTTAAVSLRGVTKKYAEVQAVAGVELTIRAGEVVALLGPNGAGKSTTIEMLLGLVRPDQGTVQVYGGTPTDAIAKGQVGVMLQSGGIIEDAKVGELLNLVAGLHHDPMPVEEALDRAGIADLAGRTMKGLSGGQKQRVRFAMAIIPQPDLIVLDEPTTGMDVESRRDFWASMHAETARGRTVLFATHYLEEADAYADRVVLMRHGRIVADGTAAQIKASVSGRTIRATIPGADLAALAALPGVRNVETRGDVVLLQCADSDNTLRHLLANTAAHDIEVTSADLEDAVLAIGSAETEALA, encoded by the coding sequence ATGACGACAACTGCTGCGGTCAGCCTGCGGGGTGTGACCAAGAAGTATGCGGAGGTGCAGGCCGTCGCCGGGGTGGAGTTGACCATCCGGGCCGGTGAGGTGGTGGCGTTGCTGGGGCCGAACGGCGCCGGCAAGTCGACCACGATCGAGATGCTGCTGGGCCTGGTCCGGCCCGACCAAGGAACCGTCCAGGTGTACGGCGGAACGCCCACCGACGCGATCGCCAAGGGCCAGGTCGGCGTGATGCTGCAGAGCGGCGGCATCATCGAGGACGCCAAGGTCGGCGAACTGCTGAACTTGGTCGCCGGCCTGCACCACGACCCGATGCCCGTCGAGGAGGCGCTCGACCGGGCCGGGATCGCGGACCTCGCCGGCCGCACGATGAAGGGCCTGTCCGGCGGTCAGAAGCAACGCGTGCGGTTCGCGATGGCGATCATCCCGCAGCCGGACCTGATCGTGCTGGACGAGCCCACGACCGGTATGGACGTCGAGTCCCGCCGCGACTTCTGGGCGTCGATGCACGCCGAGACCGCCCGCGGCCGGACGGTCCTGTTCGCGACCCACTACCTGGAGGAAGCCGACGCGTACGCCGACCGCGTCGTGCTCATGCGCCACGGCCGGATCGTTGCCGACGGCACCGCCGCGCAGATCAAGGCGAGCGTCTCCGGCCGCACCATCCGCGCCACGATCCCCGGCGCCGATCTGGCCGCGCTGGCCGCGTTGCCCGGCGTACGGAACGTCGAGACGCGCGGCGACGTGGTCCTGTTGCAGTGCGCCGACTCCGACAACACGCTGCGGCACCTGCTCGCGAACACCGCCGCCCACGACATCGAAGTGACGTCCGCCGACCTCGAGGACGCCGTACTCGCCATCGGTTCGGCCGAAACGGAGGCCCTGGCATGA